DNA sequence from the Halobacterium sp. DL1 genome:
TCGACGGTGAGGCCGCGCGCTACGACCCGACGAACCGCCTCGTCTTCCCCGTCCGCGACGGCATCATCCGGACCGCGATCTACGCGCCGTCAGCGAAGCAAGCAATCCGAGAGGCCGTCCGAGCCGCGGGGTGGCGGCCGTGAAGCGGATTCGAACCGCCCCCCACGAGTTCGACGCCAACCTGCTGTTCAACGAGGACGGCCTCGACCCGTTCTTCGCCCTCGACAGTCAGCGCAAAGCCGGCGGTGGGAGCAAGACCGGGCGCTTCGAACACGACGGCGAGAAGTGGCTCGCCCGCCTCTCCTACCAAGATTCGAACATCGTCGACCCGGGCGAGAAGACGCCCCAGGGGACGTGCTTCGCGATCGAGGAGATCAAAGAGATGCGCCTGAAGGTCTCTCGCTGCGGCAAGGAGGATACCGTCGGCCAGCAACAGTTCGTCGCCCACGTCACTCCGCGCTGGCACGGGATGCAGGGCGAGAAGGCGAACGGCGAACGCGTCGAGATACCCGTTCCCGACGGCTTCCACGAGGGCGTGAACGTCCGCGTCCAGGGCGCGAACATCGAGTTCGAGCGCTACCTCGTTCTCCTCCAGCTGGCCGCCGACGCCGTCGACGTCAACAGCTACTACTTCGACGACGTCCACCCCTATTCGAACATTCAGGACGCCGAGCGCTACGTCCGCCTCCACAAGGATTCCAGCGGCCCGGTACACGCCCGCGATGGCCCGCTCGTCGGCCTCGCGCACGTCCTCGAGTCCGACCGGGACGGCTACCGGAAGCTCGTGCAGAACGACACCGACGGCCACGGCAACACGCTCCCCGGCTACTACCACACGGTCACGCTCGACGCGCACCGCGTCGGCGAAGCCTGGCCCGCGCACGATCTCCCGAAAGAGATCAAGCACTACTACGCGCGGGAAGCCTACCAGGCCGACCCCGACGACCCGCTCGCGCACCCGAAACTGGGGGCGTCCTATCAGGTCTCCCGGTGGAACGATACCCTCCGCTGGAGCGACCTCGAGCGCCTGAACCGCGAACTCGAGGAAGCCATCCACTCCGTGCTCGCGAACGCCGGCCTCGACACCAGCCCCCAGCACGGTAACGGTGGGTTCGTCGAGGACGCCTACTTCGACGCCAGCCTCCACGAGCCCGCGACCGAGCCGACCACGCTCGAACTCGCGAGCATCAAACAGGAGCAGAAGAACGTCGTGATCGAGTACCTGAGCGACGGGCTGTCCGACGTCCAACTCGAGAGCCTCGAGACGCTCGCCACCGACGGCGGGCAGATCTCCCCGCAGCGCATCGCCGACGACCACGATCGCCACGTGGGGAGCGTCCGTCGCGCCCTTCGCGGCATCGAGGACCTCGTGGACCGCGGCTACGGGGAGGTCGGCCTCCGCTCGGACTTCATCGGTGAGATGGTCTATCAGGCGATCGCCGACGCTCGCGACGCTGTGAAGAACGCCGCGAAGACCGTCGTCGACGCCAGCCGCGCCGACCGCGTGAGCAAAGCGTGGGCGAAGTTCGAAGCCTTCTGCGACCGCTACGGCATCGACTTCCGGCGCCGCGACGACGACTCGACGCTCGATCTCGGGACGATCGACCCCGACGATGACCCCGATCCGCAGTACCTCGTTCGTCGCGCCTACCAGCTCTGGCAGGATGCCGACCAGGACCCCGCGCGGTTCCGCTCGGCCACCGTCGCCTACCGGCGCCCGTACGGCGCCGCCAGCAACGCCGTCGCCTTCCGCTTCCTGTAGCGGGCGACGGCCGAGTGGCGACACTATCCTCACCACCTCGTTACGCAACCCTACTTTCACAGCGAACCGCGTAGTGCAAACAGGGTTGTTCTCCCGTGCGTGCCCACTGCGTAGCGGCAGCGCCGCTGGTCGAGCCTCGAGCGCGAATCCAACCCGGGGGGTTAGATTCTGCGTTAGGGGTGTGGCTAAGGCCACCAATCCAAAACACTCCCCACCGCACACTCAACCTCCACCGGAAGCAACCGCAGGGCGCAGGGTGTTGATTTCGAACGTCCCACCCACGAATTAGGCGGTGAGCAGATTTGCATATTGAGTACCGGCGAACGAGCCCTTGGTATCTTGAGACGCCACCAATGAGCGACACCTCCCATAGCTGTCAGGCGGTTCCTGCAATCGGGAGCACCAGGAACGCCAGGTAGGAGAGCGCCGTCGCGATAGAGGGGCCGATAATCCAGAACGCGACGAACCGAACGACTGACGAGGGATCGAACAACTGCTGGGCGTCCTGGACGTTCCGGGGGTCTTCTTCGCCAACCGGATCGACTTCGTCACCCGTCTCGGCGGTGATTGCATCCACCGAAATATCGGTTTTGACGTCCCCACGAGCGAGGTCGACAGCCCCTGTCGGACGGGTCGCTCGCCCCCAGCCCAAACCGACGATGCACATGACTGTCGAGAGGGCGAGGCTCATCGGGATGCCGAGGGCCGAGGCCACTGTCGTAATGCTCGCAGCAACAACCATCACGATAGTCGCGGCCAGTAATGGCAGATCGGTGAGGTCGTTTCCGACAGACTCCATCGTCCGCCGTGCGATGGTAAATGCACCAACCCCGATTGCGACAGTCGCGAGGATGACGGCGTTCCCCGTGCCGATCAATCCACCACCGACGAGTGGTGCAACCGCATTTGCGACGTTACTCGCACCAGCACTGAACGACATGTAACAGGCGATGGCGAGCACCACGACGGTGCTGACTGCTTCACGAGGGGTGGTTCCAGGCCCCAGTTCCGGCGTCGGGAGGATTCCCGACCGGTCGAGCGTGAAGAGTGGGCCACTGGATTGCTCAAGGGCGAACTTTTGATCGAGATAGGAGTAGAGATACCGACCGATGATCACACCGAACCAGAATCCGAGGACTGGTGCGATGGCCCACCAGACCATGATCGAGCCGAGGACGCCATAATCGAGTTCTCCAGTTGCGAGTCCGAGACCGGCAATCGCCCCGACCGCTGTCATCGAGGTCGAAACGGGAACACCGTAGAGGTTGGCGAGCAGCATTCCGAGTCCGATGAACCCCAGGACGACGATGCTCGCTTCCGTAGAGAAAATCGTCTGTGGGACGAGGTCGCCACCGAGTGTCGCGATGACGTTGCGTCCGACTGTCCAGCCACCGAGGAAGACGAACACCGTCATCAGGGCGGCTGCGCCGGTCTTGCTCGTGATGCGTGCGCCAACGGGCGGCCCCCACGCGACGCCCGTCGATGAGCCTCCGATATTGAACCCGACGAAGACCGCAGCGACAAGTGCGACCAGTAATAGGAGCGAAACCATGTGATAACTTTGTGGTGACGTGCGCGTATCTGTTACGGTTCCACGGAGCGGGTCACCCTCAATGATCGAGGGGTGGTTTATGCTTCTGACTGCTGTAGAACACGTATGATTTCCCGCGTTCTCGTTCCGATGGACGATTCGGAGATGGCTGAACACGCGCTTGAATACGCGCTGAAAGCGCATCCCGATGCGGAGATTACGGTCTTACACATTGTCGGTGAACCCTCACCGATGATGGGGAAAGCGATGGGGCTTGCACTCGAAGACGATCTTGAGGAGGCAGCGGATGAGCATGCATCACAAGTACTTGAGCGAGCGCGTGAGATCGCACAAACGCATGAAAGAGAGATTAAGACGGACGTAGCGTGGGGGAGTCCAGCGAAAGCGATTATCAATCGAGCAGCCGAATTCGAGACCGTTGTGGTTGGGAGCCACGGTGGATCGCTTGCGGAACGATTAATCGTTGGGAACGTTGCTCAGAAGGTGTTCCGTCGCTCACCGGTGCCCGTAACTGTTGTTCGATGAAGTGCCTGTACTTAGCAGCAGTTTTCCACAGAATCACGGGGAACCGCGTCATGGCTTCCTCGCTCATGGGTAGACCGGCGGGGCCTGCCCCCTTAGCCGTTGGGCCGATGCGCGCGAAGTACGCAGTGGCTTACCGAAACGGTAAGTACCGATTATAGACTGCTCGGGGCGTAAAACGTACGAAACCGACTCGGCCCCTTATCCTCGCAGAGCCAGTAGGCCCTGGTACCCCACGCGGGGTAGATTCCAGATGGTACAAACGAAAACACTCGCGGTAATCGGCGTCGTCCTGCTCGTCGGCTTCGCAGGCTGCGGCGGGACAGACACGGAAGCACCGGGCAACGAGACAGACGGCGTGGAAGGCGGCGACACCGGCGGCGTTGCCGACGAGGACACGACCGCTATGGAAGACACAACGACTGAGGAGGAGACGACGACAACGATGGAGGAGACGACAACGTCGGAGGAGACCACGACGACGACGGCGATGAATGAGACGACCACGACGACGACCGCGGGCAACGCGACCACGACGACGACCGCGGGCAACGCGACCACGACCACGACTACGACCACCGCGTCGTAGTCCGCTATTCGACCGCTCCGATTCCGTACCGACTGCGGTTTTTTCGCGTAGACGCCTGTAGGTCGCTCTCACAGCCCGGGCGAAAGGGAAAGTTGTTTGCAACCGCCCGGTGGATGCCGAACCATGAAGGTACGCATCGGTGGCGGCGCGACCGAGTCCGAGGCGGAAGCGGTCGCCGCGGCGCTCGCCGAGCACGTCCGCGACGACGTCGAGGTGTACCTCGGCGACGCCGACGAGCCGGCAGCAGTCCACGAGGCGCCCGAGGTCCCCGACGACGAACCCGAGCCCGAACTCGGCCCGACGGAGCGCGAGGCGCAACTCCGCGAGGAGATCGCGGACATCCTCGAGGGCGGTCCGAAGAAGTACCGCGACCGCCTCCCGGACCAGGACAAACTCTTCGTGCGCGACAGGCTCGACCTCTGGTTCGGAGCAGAGGACGGCGAGAGCGGAGGCGAGGGGGAGGACACGCTCCTCTTCGAGGACGGGAAGTTCGCGAACTTCGACGCGTGGCACCCCGACAGCCCCGAGGTCGAGGAGAGCGACGAGAACAACCGCCTCCCCGCGGACGGCCTCATCACCGCCGCCGCGGAGTTCGACGGCCGCGACGTCCACTTCATGGCCAACGACTTCACCGTGAAGGCGGGGTCGATGGCCGAGCGCGGCGTCGAGAAGTTCCTCCGGATGCAGCAGCGCGCGCTCAAGACCGGCAAGCCGGTGTTCTACCTGATGGACTCCTCCGGGGGTCGCATCGACCAGCAGAGCGGCTTCTTCGCGAACCGCGAGGGCATCGGGAAGTACTACTTCAACCACTCGCGGCTCTCCGGGCGCGTCCCCCAGATCTGCGTGCTCTACGGGCCCTGTATCGCCGGCGCCGCGTACACGCCGGTGTTCGCGGACTTCACCGTGATGGTCGAGGGGATGTCCGCGATGGCCATCGCCAGCCCCCGGATGGTGAAGATGGTGACCGGCGAGGAGATCGAGATGCAGGACCTCGGCGGCCCCGACGTCCACGCCCGCGAGTCCGGGAGCGCGGACCTCGTGGCGCGCGACGAGGAGCACGCCCGAGAACTCGTCTCGAACCTCGTCCAGTACCTCCCGGACAACAGCGACGAGAAGCCGCCGAGCCAGCCCGCGCAACCCCCGGCGAAGTCGCCCGAGGGCATCGACGGCCTGATTCCCGAGTCCCCGAACCGCGCCTACGACATGCACGACCTCATCGACCGCGTGGTCGACCGGGACTCCTTCTTCGAACTCAAACCCGAGTACGGCAAGGAGATTCTCACAGGCTACGGGCGCATCGACGGCCGGACAGTCGGCATCGTCGCCAACCAGCCGACCCAGCGCGCGGGCGCCATCTTCCCGGACGCCGCCGAGAAGGCCGCGGAGTTCGTCTGGAAGTCCGACGCCTACAACATCCCGATGCTCTACCTCTGTGACACGCCCGGGTTCATGGCGGGCAGCCAGGTCGAGAAGGACGCCATCCTCGAGAAGGGCAAGAAGATGATCTACGCCACCAGCGAGGCCACCGTCCCGAAGCAGTCAGTCGTCGTCCGGAAGGCGTACGGCGCGGGCATCTACGCCATGTCGGGCCCGGCATACGACCCCGAGTCCGTCCTCGCACTCCCTTCGGGCGAGATTGGTATCATGGGTCCCGAGGCGGCCATCAACGCCGTCTACGCGAACAAGCTGAACGCCATCGACGACCCCGAAGAGCGCGCGGAGCGCGAGAAGGAACTCCGCGAGGAGTACCGCGAGGACATCGACGTCCACCGGATGGCCAGCGAGACGGTCATCGACGAGATCGTCCCGCCCTCCGAGCTCCGCACGGAACTGGCCAGACGCTTCGAGTTCTACGAGGACGTCGAGAAGGACCGGCCCTCGAAGAAGCACGGTACCATCCTCTGAGGCGGCCCGCTCCGGGCCTCAGACTGTTGTCGACTTCGCTCGAGTCTCCGCGTAGGAGCCGCTTACGGCCGATAGCTGGCTGGTAACAATCCACCGCGTCGGCGTCTTCGACGGTGTGGCTTCCAGCAACAGGACTGCCCATCGACCGTCGTTCGACCTCTCCTCGACGGAGTCCCGGCTCTGGCTCCTGGCCCTCGGCGCGCTCCTCGGCGACCTCGTCCTCACCTACTACGGCATCGCTCACGCCGGCCTGAACGAGGGTAATCCGCTGGCCGCGACCGTGCTCGCGGGCCACGGCTACGCCGGCCTCGCCGCGATGAAGGTCGCCGCCTTCTCCATCGCCGCCGCCGGAAGACACGTCGTCCCGCCCGCCTACCGCTGGATTGCGCCGGTCTGCCTCGCCGCGCCGTGGCTGCTCGCCGTCGCCGTGAACACCGCGCTCATTCTCGGGACGCTGTAGAGC
Encoded proteins:
- a CDS encoding anion permease, whose protein sequence is MVSLLLLVALVAAVFVGFNIGGSSTGVAWGPPVGARITSKTGAAALMTVFVFLGGWTVGRNVIATLGGDLVPQTIFSTEASIVVLGFIGLGMLLANLYGVPVSTSMTAVGAIAGLGLATGELDYGVLGSIMVWWAIAPVLGFWFGVIIGRYLYSYLDQKFALEQSSGPLFTLDRSGILPTPELGPGTTPREAVSTVVVLAIACYMSFSAGASNVANAVAPLVGGGLIGTGNAVILATVAIGVGAFTIARRTMESVGNDLTDLPLLAATIVMVVAASITTVASALGIPMSLALSTVMCIVGLGWGRATRPTGAVDLARGDVKTDISVDAITAETGDEVDPVGEEDPRNVQDAQQLFDPSSVVRFVAFWIIGPSIATALSYLAFLVLPIAGTA
- a CDS encoding universal stress protein, with amino-acid sequence MISRVLVPMDDSEMAEHALEYALKAHPDAEITVLHIVGEPSPMMGKAMGLALEDDLEEAADEHASQVLERAREIAQTHEREIKTDVAWGSPAKAIINRAAEFETVVVGSHGGSLAERLIVGNVAQKVFRRSPVPVTVVR
- a CDS encoding propionyl-CoA carboxylase; amino-acid sequence: MKVRIGGGATESEAEAVAAALAEHVRDDVEVYLGDADEPAAVHEAPEVPDDEPEPELGPTEREAQLREEIADILEGGPKKYRDRLPDQDKLFVRDRLDLWFGAEDGESGGEGEDTLLFEDGKFANFDAWHPDSPEVEESDENNRLPADGLITAAAEFDGRDVHFMANDFTVKAGSMAERGVEKFLRMQQRALKTGKPVFYLMDSSGGRIDQQSGFFANREGIGKYYFNHSRLSGRVPQICVLYGPCIAGAAYTPVFADFTVMVEGMSAMAIASPRMVKMVTGEEIEMQDLGGPDVHARESGSADLVARDEEHARELVSNLVQYLPDNSDEKPPSQPAQPPAKSPEGIDGLIPESPNRAYDMHDLIDRVVDRDSFFELKPEYGKEILTGYGRIDGRTVGIVANQPTQRAGAIFPDAAEKAAEFVWKSDAYNIPMLYLCDTPGFMAGSQVEKDAILEKGKKMIYATSEATVPKQSVVVRKAYGAGIYAMSGPAYDPESVLALPSGEIGIMGPEAAINAVYANKLNAIDDPEERAEREKELREEYREDIDVHRMASETVIDEIVPPSELRTELARRFEFYEDVEKDRPSKKHGTIL